A single region of the Microbispora sp. ZYX-F-249 genome encodes:
- a CDS encoding cysteine desulfurase family protein, with protein MAYLDAASTEPLHPAARDALLAAIDAGWADPARLYGTARRAQMLLERARAEVAELIGARPDEVSFTSSGTQAVHLGVLGTLAGRRRAGTRLVAGAVEHSSVLHAGELHERAGGEVELVGVSRTGRVDAGAFAEAVARPGTALACLQTANHEVGTLQPVEEAARACREAGVPLLVDAAQSAGRMPLPEGWSVLTASAHKWGGPAGVGVLAVRKGVRWRSPLPEDERERRRVPGFENVPAIVAAAAALRARTEEAEAEGRRLSALVDRIRAQVPLLVPDVEVVGAPVLRLPHIVTFSCLYVEGEALLTELDKAGFAVSSGSSCTASTLRPSHVLEAMGVLTHGNVRVSLPRGVSEDDIDRFLAVLPDIVRRIRSSLGVH; from the coding sequence GTGGCCTACCTGGACGCGGCTTCGACCGAACCTCTCCATCCCGCGGCCCGTGACGCCCTGCTGGCGGCGATCGACGCCGGTTGGGCCGATCCCGCCCGCCTGTACGGCACGGCGCGCCGCGCCCAGATGTTACTGGAGCGCGCGAGGGCGGAGGTAGCCGAACTGATCGGCGCCCGGCCCGACGAGGTGTCGTTCACCTCGTCGGGGACGCAGGCCGTCCACCTCGGGGTGCTCGGCACGCTGGCCGGCCGCCGCCGGGCCGGGACGCGCCTGGTGGCGGGCGCCGTCGAGCACTCCAGCGTCCTGCACGCGGGCGAGCTCCACGAGCGCGCGGGCGGCGAGGTGGAGCTCGTGGGCGTGAGCCGTACGGGCCGGGTGGACGCGGGCGCGTTCGCCGAGGCCGTCGCGCGGCCCGGCACGGCCCTGGCGTGCCTGCAGACGGCCAACCACGAGGTGGGGACGCTCCAGCCGGTGGAGGAGGCGGCGCGGGCCTGCCGGGAGGCGGGCGTGCCGCTGCTGGTCGACGCCGCCCAGTCGGCGGGCCGCATGCCCCTCCCCGAGGGCTGGTCGGTCCTCACCGCGAGCGCGCACAAGTGGGGCGGCCCGGCGGGGGTGGGCGTGCTGGCGGTGCGCAAGGGCGTGCGCTGGCGCTCGCCGCTGCCGGAGGACGAGCGGGAGCGGCGGCGCGTGCCGGGGTTCGAGAACGTGCCGGCGATCGTGGCCGCCGCCGCGGCGCTGCGTGCCCGGACCGAGGAGGCGGAGGCCGAGGGCAGGCGGCTGTCGGCCCTGGTCGACCGGATCCGCGCCCAGGTGCCCCTCCTGGTGCCCGACGTGGAGGTCGTCGGCGCCCCGGTCCTGCGGCTGCCGCACATCGTGACGTTCTCCTGCCTGTACGTCGAGGGCGAGGCGCTGCTGACCGAGCTCGACAAGGCCGGTTTCGCCGTCTCGTCCGGAAGCTCCTGCACGGCGAGTACGCTTCGTCCATCGCACGTCCTGGAGGCCATGGGCGTGCTTACGCATGGGAATGTGCGGGTATCGCTGCCCCGTGGCGTGTCCGAGGACGACATCGATCGCTTCCTCGCGGTGCTCCCGGACATCGTGCGGCGGATCCGGTCGAGCTTGGGGGTGCACTGA
- a CDS encoding sulfurtransferase TusA family protein, with product MTIDALGRKCPIPIIMLAERINQVATGGVVAVLADDPAAFTDVPAWCRLKSHEHVGSYELPQGGWSIHVRRNY from the coding sequence CTGACGATCGACGCGCTGGGCCGCAAGTGCCCGATCCCGATCATCATGCTGGCCGAACGGATCAACCAGGTGGCGACGGGCGGCGTGGTCGCCGTACTGGCCGACGACCCCGCCGCGTTCACCGACGTCCCGGCCTGGTGCCGGTTGAAGTCACACGAGCACGTGGGGAGCTACGAGCTGCCCCAGGGCGGCTGGTCCATCCACGTGCGCCGCAACTACTGA
- a CDS encoding carbohydrate kinase family protein: protein MRIAVTGSIATDHLMTFPGRFGDQLIAEQLDRVSLSFLVDDLQVRRGGCAANIAFGMGCLGLTPILVGAVGTDFADYRSWLERHGVDCASVHVSELHHTARFLCTTDEDHNQIASFYTGAMAEAREIELGPIAERLGGLDLVLISPNDPAAMVRHTDEARQRGIPFAADPSQQLARMPGEEIRQLVEGAAYLFSNDYELGLIAQKTGWSDEEILDRVGVRVTTLGPKGARIDRKGEPSLHIPPAPELGKADPTGVGDAFRAGFLSGLAWGLSLERCGQLGNLTATHVLERVGCQEYELGRRVFMERFAAAYGSDAAAEVAGHARFHHA from the coding sequence GTGCGCATCGCCGTCACCGGCTCCATCGCCACCGACCACCTGATGACGTTCCCCGGCCGCTTCGGCGACCAGCTCATCGCCGAGCAGCTCGACCGGGTGTCGTTGTCGTTCCTCGTCGACGATCTGCAGGTCCGCCGTGGCGGATGCGCGGCCAACATCGCCTTCGGCATGGGCTGCCTCGGGCTCACCCCGATCCTGGTCGGCGCCGTGGGCACCGACTTCGCCGACTACCGCTCCTGGCTCGAGCGCCACGGTGTCGACTGCGCGTCGGTCCACGTGTCCGAGCTGCACCACACCGCGCGATTCCTGTGCACCACCGACGAGGACCACAACCAGATCGCCTCGTTCTACACCGGCGCGATGGCGGAGGCGAGGGAGATCGAGCTGGGCCCGATCGCCGAGCGTCTCGGCGGGCTCGACCTGGTTCTCATCAGCCCCAACGACCCGGCGGCTATGGTGCGGCACACCGACGAGGCGCGCCAGCGGGGCATCCCGTTCGCCGCCGACCCGTCGCAGCAGCTCGCCCGCATGCCCGGCGAGGAGATCCGCCAGCTCGTCGAGGGCGCGGCGTACCTGTTCAGCAACGACTACGAGCTGGGCCTGATCGCGCAGAAGACCGGCTGGTCGGACGAGGAGATCCTGGACCGGGTCGGCGTACGGGTGACGACGCTCGGCCCCAAGGGCGCCAGGATCGACCGCAAGGGCGAGCCGTCGCTGCACATCCCGCCGGCGCCCGAGCTGGGCAAGGCCGACCCGACCGGCGTGGGGGACGCCTTCCGCGCCGGGTTCCTCTCCGGGCTCGCCTGGGGCCTGTCCCTGGAGCGCTGCGGACAGCTCGGCAACCTCACCGCCACGCACGTGCTGGAGCGGGTCGGCTGCCAGGAGTACGAGCTGGGCCGGCGGGTCTTCATGGAGCGGTTCGCCGCCGCCTACGGGTCGGACGCGGCCGCCGAGGTGGCCGGGCACGCCCGATTCCACCACGCCTGA
- the erpA gene encoding iron-sulfur cluster insertion protein ErpA, whose product MTVESSETTQQGLILTDAAAAKVKSLLEQQGEEGLQLRVAVQPGGCSGLRYQLFFDDRSMDGDVVSTFGGVNVVTDRMSAPYLIGATVDFVDTIEKQGFTIDNPNATGSCACGDSFN is encoded by the coding sequence ATGACGGTTGAGAGCAGCGAGACCACTCAGCAGGGCCTGATCCTGACTGACGCGGCCGCCGCCAAGGTCAAGAGCCTGCTCGAGCAGCAGGGCGAGGAAGGGCTGCAGCTTCGGGTGGCCGTCCAGCCGGGTGGCTGTTCCGGCCTGCGTTACCAGCTCTTCTTCGACGACCGGTCGATGGACGGCGACGTGGTCTCCACCTTCGGCGGCGTGAACGTCGTCACCGACCGGATGAGCGCGCCGTACCTCATCGGGGCCACGGTCGACTTCGTGGACACCATCGAGAAGCAGGGCTTCACGATCGACAACCCCAACGCGACGGGGTCGTGCGCCTGCGGCGACTCGTTCAACTGA
- the nadA gene encoding quinolinate synthase NadA, whose translation MTITETGLPLFILGQGTDPHSERGVDCPGELPPASDPTLVERARVAKERLGDRLFVLGHHYQRDEVIQFADVTGDSFKLAREAAARPEAEYIVFCGVHFMAESADILTSDAQKVVLPDLAAGCSMADMATFTQVEDCWDALEDAGIADRVVPITYMNSSADIKAFCGRHGGAVCTSSNARRALTWAFEQGEKVLFLPDQHLGRNTAVLEMGLSLDDCVVYNPHRPNGGLTREQLENAKMILWKGHCSVHGRFSAACVDEVRARIPGVNVLVHPECRHEVVTKADFVGSTEYIIRKLEEAPAGSSWAVGTELNLVRRLAGRFPDKTITFLDKTVCYCSTMNRIDLPHLVWALESLADGEVVNRITVDADTTHWAKVALDRMLALP comes from the coding sequence GTGACGATCACCGAGACCGGCCTTCCGCTCTTCATCCTCGGCCAGGGCACCGACCCGCACAGCGAACGCGGCGTCGACTGCCCGGGCGAGCTGCCTCCCGCGTCCGACCCGACGCTCGTGGAGCGCGCACGCGTGGCCAAGGAGCGGCTGGGCGACCGGCTGTTCGTGCTCGGTCACCACTACCAGCGTGACGAGGTCATCCAGTTCGCCGACGTGACCGGTGACTCGTTCAAGCTGGCCCGCGAGGCCGCCGCCCGGCCCGAGGCGGAGTACATCGTGTTCTGCGGCGTCCACTTCATGGCCGAGTCGGCCGACATCCTGACCAGCGACGCGCAGAAGGTCGTGCTCCCCGATCTGGCCGCCGGCTGCTCGATGGCCGACATGGCGACCTTCACCCAGGTCGAGGACTGCTGGGACGCCCTGGAGGACGCCGGCATCGCCGACCGGGTGGTGCCGATCACCTACATGAACTCCAGCGCGGACATCAAGGCGTTCTGCGGGCGCCACGGCGGCGCCGTGTGCACCTCCTCCAACGCCCGGCGCGCCCTGACCTGGGCCTTCGAGCAGGGCGAGAAGGTGCTGTTCCTGCCCGACCAGCACCTGGGCCGCAACACCGCGGTGCTGGAGATGGGGCTGTCCCTGGACGACTGCGTGGTCTACAACCCGCACCGCCCGAACGGCGGCCTCACCCGGGAGCAGCTGGAGAACGCGAAGATGATCCTGTGGAAGGGCCACTGCTCGGTCCACGGGCGCTTCTCCGCCGCGTGCGTCGACGAGGTGCGCGCCCGCATCCCCGGGGTGAACGTGCTCGTCCACCCCGAGTGCCGCCACGAGGTCGTGACCAAGGCGGACTTCGTCGGGTCGACCGAGTACATCATCCGGAAGCTGGAGGAGGCCCCGGCAGGGTCCTCCTGGGCCGTCGGCACCGAGCTGAACCTGGTGCGCCGCCTGGCCGGCCGGTTCCCGGACAAGACGATCACGTTCCTCGACAAGACCGTCTGCTACTGCTCCACGATGAACCGGATCGACCTGCCGCACCTGGTCTGGGCGCTGGAGTCGCTGGCCGACGGCGAGGTCGTCAACCGGATCACGGTCGACGCGGACACCACCCACTGGGCCAAGGTCGCCCTCGACCGCATGCTCGCCCTGCCGTAA
- a CDS encoding maleylpyruvate isomerase family mycothiol-dependent enzyme, protein MTEWTHLRYTEAAAAEIGRMAGTVRGRDGTIPVPTCPGWDLGALVAHTGAVHRWAAAMVRDAAPRRYDRDAMDHGFPEDFAEAAGWLEAGGAVLTEALKSRDPDTEVWGWAGDGSRRARFWSRRQLHETVVHRADAEIALGIAPVVDEDVALDGMAEFFDLLPYARWRPLLAELRGDGETISWRAETGPAWLVRLTPDGFAAERSDAPGDVTVRVPTAGDLMLTLWGRREPGAVHGDDELLRFWRERARI, encoded by the coding sequence ATGACCGAGTGGACCCACCTGCGCTACACCGAGGCGGCGGCCGCGGAGATCGGCCGCATGGCCGGGACCGTACGCGGCCGGGACGGCACCATCCCCGTCCCGACCTGTCCCGGCTGGGATCTGGGCGCCCTGGTCGCGCACACGGGGGCCGTCCACCGATGGGCGGCCGCCATGGTGCGCGACGCCGCGCCGCGCCGGTACGACCGCGATGCCATGGACCACGGCTTCCCCGAGGACTTCGCCGAGGCCGCCGGCTGGCTGGAGGCGGGAGGCGCCGTGCTCACGGAGGCGTTGAAGAGCCGCGACCCGGACACCGAGGTGTGGGGCTGGGCGGGAGACGGGTCCCGGCGTGCCCGCTTCTGGTCCCGCCGCCAGCTCCACGAGACCGTCGTGCACCGGGCGGACGCCGAGATCGCCCTCGGGATCGCCCCGGTGGTGGACGAGGACGTCGCGCTCGACGGCATGGCCGAGTTCTTCGACCTGCTGCCGTACGCCCGGTGGCGCCCCCTGCTCGCCGAGCTCAGGGGGGACGGCGAGACGATCTCCTGGCGGGCGGAGACGGGCCCGGCCTGGCTCGTGCGGCTCACCCCGGACGGGTTCGCCGCCGAGCGGTCCGACGCCCCCGGCGACGTCACCGTACGCGTGCCGACGGCCGGGGACCTGATGCTGACGCTGTGGGGACGGCGCGAGCCCGGCGCGGTCCACGGCGACGACGAGCTGCTGCGGTTCTGGCGCGAGCGCGCGCGGATCTGA
- the pspAB gene encoding PspA-associated protein PspAB, translated as MGWFDALLGRSKPAGPDLDALFALPSAAVTLQAATGFAPAGAGSVCFRAAEGGAFARLEQDVQALMGRVEVSRDSYGYTWLQVRNPDVAGLVTDLHAANSSLESAGFGPSLLCSLVAFADSSGRRLAIVYLYKRGTFYPFAPAGEPRRDNALELQVRGVLERELKIEPELASWFPVWGAPGL; from the coding sequence ATGGGCTGGTTCGACGCGCTGCTCGGCCGTTCCAAGCCCGCCGGGCCCGACCTGGACGCGCTGTTCGCGCTGCCGTCCGCCGCCGTCACGCTGCAGGCCGCCACCGGCTTCGCCCCGGCGGGCGCCGGGTCGGTGTGCTTCCGCGCCGCCGAGGGCGGCGCCTTCGCCCGGCTCGAACAGGACGTCCAGGCCCTGATGGGCAGGGTGGAGGTCTCGCGGGACTCCTACGGCTACACCTGGCTGCAGGTGCGCAACCCCGACGTGGCCGGGCTCGTGACCGACCTGCACGCCGCCAACTCGTCCCTGGAATCGGCCGGGTTCGGCCCCTCGCTGCTGTGCTCGCTCGTCGCGTTCGCCGATTCCTCAGGACGGCGGCTCGCGATCGTCTACCTCTACAAGCGCGGCACGTTCTACCCCTTCGCCCCCGCGGGCGAACCACGCCGCGACAACGCGCTGGAACTGCAGGTGCGCGGTGTCCTGGAGCGCGAGCTGAAGATCGAACCCGAGCTGGCGAGCTGGTTCCCCGTCTGGGGCGCCCCCGGCCTCTGA
- the htpX gene encoding zinc metalloprotease HtpX, producing MSSTRFAPDRGLTVRMTVTMFLLGLLYVAFVAVLVAMGVRAVTVLVIAGALLLAQYFLSDKIALFAMHGREVSPQEAPELHGIIDRLSAMAGMPKPRVAIADSDIPNAFATGRDRKNAVVCVTTGILRRLDARELEGVLAHEMSHVAHRDVAVMTIASFLGVVAGLMTRFALYTGLGGRRNDNGPPIGLIIFAVSGLVYAVSFLLTRALSRYRELAADRAGALLTQQPSALASALVKISGEIGRIPTRDLREAQPFNAFFFAPAISGQSVASLLSTHPPLERRLEQLSRISAALGRG from the coding sequence ATGTCCTCCACGCGGTTCGCCCCTGATCGCGGCCTCACCGTCCGGATGACCGTGACGATGTTCCTGCTCGGGCTGCTCTACGTCGCGTTCGTGGCCGTCCTGGTCGCGATGGGCGTACGCGCGGTCACCGTGCTCGTGATCGCCGGGGCTCTCCTGCTGGCGCAGTACTTCCTGTCCGACAAGATCGCGCTGTTCGCGATGCACGGGCGGGAGGTCTCGCCGCAGGAGGCCCCCGAGCTGCACGGGATCATCGATCGGCTGAGCGCGATGGCGGGAATGCCGAAGCCGCGCGTGGCGATCGCCGACTCGGACATCCCGAACGCGTTCGCCACGGGGCGCGACCGGAAGAACGCGGTGGTCTGCGTGACCACCGGCATCCTGCGCAGGCTCGACGCCCGGGAGCTCGAAGGGGTGCTGGCCCACGAGATGTCCCACGTGGCCCATCGGGACGTGGCGGTGATGACGATCGCCTCGTTCCTGGGGGTCGTGGCCGGCCTCATGACGCGCTTCGCGCTCTACACCGGCCTCGGCGGCCGGCGCAACGACAACGGCCCCCCGATCGGGTTGATCATCTTCGCGGTCTCCGGCCTGGTCTACGCCGTCAGCTTCCTGCTGACGCGGGCGCTGTCGCGCTACCGCGAACTGGCCGCGGACCGCGCGGGCGCGCTGCTGACGCAGCAGCCGAGCGCCCTGGCCAGCGCCCTGGTCAAGATCAGCGGCGAGATCGGCAGGATCCCGACCAGGGACCTGCGCGAGGCGCAGCCGTTCAACGCCTTCTTCTTCGCGCCGGCCATCTCGGGCCAGAGCGTCGCCTCGCTGCTGTCGACTCATCCGCCGCTGGAGCGCCGGCTGGAGCAGCTGTCCAGGATCTCCGCGGCGCTGGGCCGCGGGTGA
- the pspAA gene encoding PspA-associated protein PspAA, with protein MIVRIMGEGQVEIGAADIDVLNELDSELEAAIESGDENDFRTKLHALLDKVRHVGKALPDDSLEPSELILPPADASIEEVREMLGDTGLIPG; from the coding sequence GTGATCGTCAGAATCATGGGTGAGGGACAGGTCGAGATCGGCGCCGCCGACATCGACGTCCTGAACGAACTCGACAGCGAGCTGGAAGCCGCGATCGAGTCGGGCGACGAGAACGACTTCCGCACGAAGCTCCACGCCCTGCTCGACAAGGTGCGTCACGTGGGCAAGGCCCTGCCGGACGACTCGCTGGAGCCGTCCGAGCTGATCCTGCCGCCGGCCGACGCCTCTATCGAGGAAGTGCGGGAGATGCTCGGGGACACCGGGCTCATTCCCGGCTGA
- a CDS encoding PspA/IM30 family protein yields MIFKSKANKALDKMEDPRETLDYSYQRQLELLQKVRRGVADVATSRKRVELQINQLEGQAAKLENQSRQALSAGREDLAREALTRRNGLNAQIADLRIQYSNLQGEEEKLTLASQRLQAKVDSFRTKKETIKATYTAAEAQTRINEAFSGISEEMGDVGLAIQRAEDKTAQMQARAGAIDELLASGALDDFTGQRDDIQAELDRMGAGSDVELELAKMKAELGQGPAPRSAIEPGQQGQAAPSSQQHTQQLRQPGEGL; encoded by the coding sequence ATGATCTTCAAGTCCAAGGCCAACAAGGCCCTGGACAAAATGGAGGATCCGCGGGAGACGCTGGACTATTCCTATCAGCGCCAGCTCGAGTTGCTGCAGAAGGTCCGCCGGGGCGTGGCAGACGTGGCCACCAGCCGCAAGCGGGTGGAGCTGCAGATCAACCAGCTCGAAGGGCAGGCCGCCAAGCTGGAGAACCAGAGCAGGCAGGCCCTGTCGGCCGGGCGCGAGGACCTGGCCCGCGAGGCGCTGACCCGCCGCAACGGCCTCAACGCCCAGATCGCCGACCTGCGTATCCAATACAGCAACCTTCAGGGCGAGGAGGAGAAGCTCACCCTCGCCAGCCAGCGGCTCCAGGCCAAGGTGGACTCCTTCCGCACGAAGAAGGAGACGATCAAGGCCACCTACACGGCGGCCGAGGCCCAGACGCGGATCAACGAGGCGTTCTCCGGAATCTCCGAGGAGATGGGCGACGTCGGCCTGGCGATCCAGCGCGCGGAGGACAAGACGGCGCAGATGCAGGCGCGCGCGGGGGCGATTGACGAGCTGCTGGCCAGTGGCGCGCTGGACGACTTCACCGGGCAGCGTGACGACATCCAGGCCGAGCTCGACCGCATGGGCGCCGGCTCGGACGTGGAGCTGGAGCTCGCCAAGATGAAGGCCGAGCTCGGCCAGGGCCCGGCGCCCAGGAGCGCCATCGAGCCCGGCCAGCAGGGTCAGGCGGCCCCGTCCAGCCAGCAGCACACGCAGCAGCTGCGTCAGCCGGGGGAGGGACTGTGA
- a CDS encoding DUF3043 domain-containing protein, which yields MFRRRTQTSAEDSPVPVEDPKPHGTPGKGRPTPKRSEAQGRRRSPVTAPANRKEAYRLARERDKALRVKQREAMLRGDERALPARDRGPVRKFARDWVDSRRLPGQYFLPVVFVIMLLSMVPFPIPVRSAVLTVYTLSLPIVMVLVLASSFYVASKVKKQAAAKFPGEDLKGVGFYAAMRSSQMRRLRFPKPTVLPGGIPVALKDTAGAKK from the coding sequence GTGTTCCGACGTCGCACTCAGACCTCAGCGGAGGACTCCCCCGTCCCTGTAGAGGATCCTAAGCCCCACGGCACCCCGGGGAAGGGCCGTCCCACCCCGAAGCGGAGCGAGGCGCAGGGCCGCCGCCGCTCCCCGGTGACCGCTCCGGCCAACCGCAAGGAGGCCTACCGCCTCGCGCGCGAGCGCGACAAGGCCCTGCGTGTCAAGCAGCGCGAGGCCATGCTGCGCGGCGACGAGCGGGCGCTCCCCGCGCGCGACCGCGGCCCCGTGCGCAAGTTCGCCCGCGACTGGGTGGACTCGCGCCGGCTGCCCGGGCAGTACTTCCTGCCCGTCGTGTTCGTCATCATGCTGCTGTCGATGGTGCCGTTCCCGATCCCGGTCCGCTCGGCCGTCCTCACGGTCTACACGCTGTCCCTGCCGATCGTGATGGTGCTCGTGCTCGCGAGCTCGTTCTACGTGGCGAGCAAGGTGAAGAAGCAGGCGGCGGCGAAGTTCCCGGGCGAGGACCTCAAGGGCGTGGGCTTCTACGCGGCGATGCGCTCGTCCCAGATGCGCCGCCTGCGCTTCCCCAAGCCCACGGTCCTGCCCGGCGGCATCCCGGTCGCCCTCAAGGACACGGCCGGCGCGAAGAAGTGA